A single window of Bacteroidales bacterium DNA harbors:
- a CDS encoding methylglyoxal synthase, translating into MKGKLTIALVAHDKRKFDLIEWAITNADFLSHHNIVCTGTTGSLLEQTFEGKGIKAHIKKMHSGPLGGDAEIAAMVVRKEINLAVFLIDDLNPQPHEADIQMLLRQCRIHNIPIACNRYSADLMITSSLWDNTDYVPSEPKYITFNREDLL; encoded by the coding sequence ATGAAAGGTAAATTAACTATTGCACTTGTTGCACACGATAAAAGAAAATTCGATTTAATTGAATGGGCAATTACTAATGCCGACTTTCTTTCTCATCACAATATTGTATGCACCGGAACTACGGGTTCGCTGCTTGAACAAACATTTGAAGGTAAAGGAATAAAAGCTCATATCAAAAAAATGCATTCCGGGCCGCTCGGCGGCGATGCAGAAATTGCAGCAATGGTTGTAAGAAAAGAAATTAATCTTGCTGTTTTTCTTATTGATGATTTAAATCCGCAACCTCACGAAGCCGACATCCAAATGCTGCTTCGCCAGTGCAGAATACACAATATTCCCATTGCATGCAACAGATACAGCGCAGATCTTATGATTACAAGTTCCCTTTGGGATAATACAGATTACGTGCCGTCCGAACCTAAGTATATTACATTTAACCGGGAAGATTTGCTTTAA
- a CDS encoding glutamine synthetase family protein gives MRENILLNPNPLVSYLNKPKSDFTKADLMDFIAAHDIQMVNFRYVAADGRLKVLNFVVNNKKYLDSYLSSGERVDGSSLFRHIEAGSSDLYVVPRFRTAFVNPFASIPTLEILCSYYNKDGDPLTGSPENLVLSAHNVLKERTGYTFEVMGELEYYVISNEEETFKAVDQRGYHEADPFSKFGEFRMQAMHYIAQCGGDIKYGHSEVGNFSLNGMLYEQNEIEFLPTNVEEAADQLVVAKWVLRNLAWQYNYDLTFAPKITTGKAGSGLHIHTRLLKDGKNVMLNKENKLSDVAKRAIAGYLTLAPSLTAFGNTNPTSYFRLVPHQEAPTKICWGDRNRSVLVRVPLGWVSNKSMINDANPLEEDMNLNFSDKQTVEFRCPDGSADIYSLIAGLTVGARLGLEMPNALEIAEKTYVDVNIFSDEFKDRIDSLNSLPVCCVDSAARLEAQAAEYTKYGVFPQGTIDGIVKQLKSFNDSNLFNEVKNNEAKLLELVKKYFYCG, from the coding sequence ATGAGAGAAAACATTTTATTAAACCCTAATCCTTTGGTTAGTTATTTGAATAAACCTAAGTCGGATTTTACAAAAGCCGATTTAATGGATTTTATTGCAGCACATGATATTCAAATGGTGAATTTTAGATATGTTGCAGCCGACGGCAGATTAAAAGTGTTGAATTTTGTTGTAAATAATAAAAAATACCTTGACAGCTATTTGTCATCAGGTGAAAGAGTTGACGGTTCAAGTCTTTTCAGACATATCGAAGCAGGTTCCAGCGATTTGTATGTTGTACCTCGTTTTAGAACAGCTTTTGTTAATCCGTTCGCTTCTATTCCGACTCTTGAAATTTTATGTTCATATTATAATAAAGACGGCGATCCGCTTACAGGTTCTCCGGAAAATTTAGTTCTCTCAGCCCATAACGTTCTTAAGGAACGTACCGGTTATACTTTCGAAGTTATGGGAGAACTCGAATATTACGTCATCAGTAATGAAGAAGAAACTTTCAAAGCTGTGGATCAAAGAGGTTACCACGAAGCTGATCCTTTCAGTAAGTTCGGTGAATTCAGAATGCAGGCAATGCATTACATAGCTCAATGTGGAGGAGATATTAAGTACGGTCACTCCGAAGTAGGTAATTTCAGTTTAAACGGAATGCTTTACGAGCAAAATGAAATTGAATTCCTTCCGACTAATGTGGAAGAGGCAGCGGATCAGCTTGTTGTTGCTAAATGGGTTCTCAGAAACCTCGCATGGCAATATAATTACGATCTAACATTTGCGCCTAAGATTACTACAGGCAAAGCCGGTAGCGGATTACATATTCATACCAGATTATTGAAAGACGGTAAAAATGTTATGCTCAATAAGGAAAATAAATTGAGTGATGTTGCCAAAAGAGCCATTGCCGGTTATCTTACTTTGGCACCATCGCTTACGGCTTTCGGTAATACAAATCCGACTTCTTATTTCCGCTTGGTTCCCCATCAGGAAGCTCCTACCAAAATCTGCTGGGGCGATAGAAACCGTTCTGTTCTTGTTCGTGTTCCGCTCGGTTGGGTTTCAAATAAATCAATGATCAATGATGCAAATCCTTTGGAAGAAGATATGAATCTGAATTTTTCTGATAAACAAACAGTTGAATTCAGATGCCCAGACGGTTCCGCCGATATATATAGCTTAATTGCGGGATTAACTGTTGGGGCTCGTTTAGGTCTTGAAATGCCGAACGCTCTTGAAATTGCCGAGAAAACTTATGTTGATGTTAATATTTTCAGTGATGAGTTTAAAGACAGAATAGATTCGCTTAATAGTCTTCCTGTTTGTTGCGTTGATTCTGCCGCCAGATTGGAAGCTCAAGCTGCCGAATATACAAAATACGGCGTTTTTCCTCAAGGTACTATTGACGGTATTGTTAAGCAACTAAAATCTTTTAATGATAGTAATTTGTTCAATGAAGTTAAGAACAACGAAGCTAAGTTATTAGAGTTGGTTAAGAAGTATTTTTATTGCGGATAA
- a CDS encoding PorT family protein, which translates to MKKIYLILTLLVLSLCANDAFGQRYYIKSGYNRSNYYSRGNSKLFNVNAKRIYFGVKAGMNLAYLEYSDHNINSDYNSVMHPMAIAGLFVEFNLGNVVSLSPGITYKGDGGKMTSDINQTPYVLSAHNLNINLPIYINMPMSRYANPYLLIAPEMQFNCFGGKETLNDEKAALTNGNYAYFNYGIKFGAGCIIWYEIDKSVCFIRIDCGYNFGFSNTYSEKQLNGESNPINVNSYNIQGTTRHNRGVEICVSAGFPFVFK; encoded by the coding sequence ATGAAAAAAATATATTTAATATTAACATTGTTAGTTCTATCTTTATGTGCTAATGATGCTTTCGGACAACGTTATTATATCAAATCCGGATACAATAGATCAAATTATTACTCTCGCGGTAATAGTAAATTATTTAATGTCAACGCTAAAAGAATATATTTCGGTGTTAAGGCAGGTATGAACTTAGCTTATTTGGAGTATAGTGATCATAATATTAATAGTGACTATAATTCTGTAATGCATCCTATGGCAATAGCCGGATTATTTGTAGAATTTAATCTTGGAAATGTTGTTTCTCTTTCTCCCGGAATTACTTATAAAGGCGATGGCGGAAAAATGACAAGCGATATTAATCAAACTCCATACGTTTTATCCGCTCACAACCTTAATATTAACTTACCGATATATATAAATATGCCGATGAGCAGATATGCAAATCCTTATTTACTTATTGCGCCCGAAATGCAGTTCAATTGCTTTGGCGGAAAAGAAACTTTAAATGATGAAAAGGCAGCATTAACAAATGGTAATTATGCTTATTTCAATTATGGGATAAAATTCGGTGCCGGTTGTATTATATGGTACGAAATTGATAAAAGTGTTTGCTTTATCAGAATTGATTGCGGTTATAATTTCGGTTTTTCCAATACATATTCCGAAAAACAATTGAATGGCGAATCTAATCCTATAAATGTAAATAGTTATAATATACAAGGTACGACAAGACACAACAGAGGTGTAGAAATTTGCGTCTCTGCTGGATTTCCGTTTGTGTTCAAATAA
- a CDS encoding IgA Peptidase M64 — MRKKFYLILLLFLTAFSVNAQKFDDFFVDKSLRMDVFHCGNYEKAEYVFHKFIVEKYWGGPKVNLIDQFNYGTNMIKVFDAQSNELIYSRGFCTLFQEWQTTDEAKEINRCYEESVSMPLPKSEAIIEIYERNIKGEFEKVFSAHFIPDDIFVTTEQKYTFQVYDAMINGNPSDKVDIVILPEGYTAGEMQKFKSDCDAFVEVLKTFEPFKSHINDFNVRGVLAPSKDSGVDVPRNNDWKNTILDCHFDTFRSDRYCTTPSYFAVKDVAANAPYDQIYILVNSTIYGGGGIYNYYSVSTSGNMASAKVIIHEFGHAFAGLADEYFDSQVSYSDYYPFDVEPWEYNITTLVDFDSKWKHQLDKNIPIPTPVDKKYTDKLGVFEGAGYSAKGIYRPSYDCLMHTFRGNVFCGACEQAIIKMIESYK, encoded by the coding sequence ATGAGGAAAAAATTTTATCTAATTTTATTATTATTTTTGACGGCATTTTCTGTAAATGCTCAAAAGTTTGATGATTTTTTTGTTGACAAATCATTGAGGATGGATGTTTTTCATTGTGGAAATTATGAAAAAGCCGAATATGTATTCCATAAATTTATTGTTGAAAAATATTGGGGCGGCCCTAAAGTAAATCTTATTGATCAGTTTAATTACGGGACTAATATGATTAAGGTTTTCGATGCGCAAAGCAATGAATTAATTTATTCTCGCGGCTTCTGTACCTTGTTTCAGGAATGGCAAACAACAGATGAAGCGAAAGAAATAAATCGCTGTTATGAAGAATCTGTTTCAATGCCGCTTCCAAAATCCGAAGCAATTATAGAAATTTATGAACGAAATATAAAGGGAGAATTTGAAAAAGTTTTCTCAGCACATTTTATTCCTGATGATATTTTCGTTACGACGGAACAGAAATATACTTTCCAGGTTTATGATGCAATGATAAACGGAAATCCTTCCGATAAGGTAGATATTGTTATTCTTCCTGAAGGTTATACAGCGGGAGAGATGCAAAAATTTAAATCGGATTGTGATGCTTTTGTTGAGGTTTTAAAAACTTTTGAACCCTTTAAATCTCACATTAATGATTTTAATGTTCGCGGTGTTCTCGCTCCGTCGAAGGATAGCGGGGTAGATGTACCGAGAAATAATGATTGGAAAAATACAATTCTTGATTGTCATTTTGATACTTTCAGGAGTGATAGATATTGCACGACTCCAAGTTATTTTGCAGTGAAAGATGTTGCTGCAAATGCTCCATACGATCAGATTTATATTTTGGTAAACAGTACTATTTACGGCGGTGGCGGAATTTATAATTATTATTCCGTAAGTACTTCCGGAAATATGGCATCGGCAAAAGTAATTATCCATGAATTCGGTCATGCTTTTGCAGGCCTTGCCGATGAATATTTTGACAGTCAAGTTTCGTACAGTGATTACTATCCTTTCGATGTTGAACCATGGGAATATAATATTACAACCCTTGTTGATTTCGATTCGAAATGGAAACATCAATTAGATAAAAATATTCCGATACCAACTCCTGTTGATAAAAAATATACGGATAAACTTGGGGTATTCGAAGGCGCTGGTTATTCTGCAAAAGGTATTTACAGACCTTCATACGATTGTTTGATGCACACTTTCAGAGGCAATGTATTTTGCGGAGCCTGTGAGCAAGCCATTATTAAGATGATAGAGAGTTATAAATAG